The DNA sequence GCTGTACATAGAGGCTGTCTCTTAGCTTCTGTCTTCCGCTGTAGGCCAAGGACTGTGGACAGCTGGAGAACAAGTGGCTGATGATCAACATCCAGAACGTGCAGGATTTTGCTTGTCAGTGTCTGAACAGGGATGTGTGGAGCAACGATGCCGTCAAGACCATCATCAGAGAGCATTTTGTGTTCTGGCAGGTACTGCACCAGCATGGGACTGTCCCCATGTATGTcgtacaaccccccccccccaggaccagaGGTTTACGCCACTTGTGTGATGCTTGCGTTCAGGTATACCACGACAGCGAGGAGGGCCAGCGCTACATCCAGTTCTACAAGCTGAACAAGTTCCCTTACATCTCCATCCTGGACCCCCGCACAGGTGATACTTACTCCTTGCTGACCACTAAGCCCAGGTGGCTGTCAGCTCCGACATCTTCACGCCTCCTGCTTTTCATCCCAGGCCAGAAGATGGTGGAGTGGAACCATCTAGATGTGCCGTCCTTCTTGGAGCAGGTGACGGGATTTCTGACGGAGCACGGGCAGCTCGACGGCCTGTCCAGTCACCCTCCTCCCGCCAAACGCGCGCGCTCTGTAAGCAGACCTGCCTCTCCCGCCTTCTTCCTTCCTGACGCTTTTCTGTGCCGCTTACctgtacctgccccccccccccccaggagagtCTGATTGACGCCAGCGAGGACAGCCAGCTGGAAGCTGCCATTCGAGCCTCACTGGAGGAGACCCACTATGAGTCTCAGCAGACTCGGCCGGACTCGCGCTCTGAGGAAGACTCGGACGCAGAGCCCTTCTCAGACAGCGAGGGGCTCATCTCCGTGGACGGCTCCGATGAAGAGGTCCCCACCCAGGCTCCACCCCCCTGCCCGGACAGTCCCGCTCGCCACCGGAAGTCCCCACACAAAGAGTCCAGCCACAGGAAGGAGGAGAGCAAGAAGAACCATCTGGAGACGCCGGTCACGTCACAGCCCTGCAGAGAGGGTCTCGGCACGGCGCGGAGGCAGAACTCGGGATCGAGGGTGTGCGAGCCCGGCGCTGAGGAGCATGGCAATGCGGGCCAACCCAGCGACAGCGGTATGGGCTGCTAGGAGGGGTTTCGGACATTTTGGACATTTTAGAATGAAATACTCAGTCACAGGAGGTGGAGAACAATGAAAGTAGCCGAGATACCCACCCTGGGACGTGAACCtgcaccccacacacacacacacacacacacacacacacacacacactctcttcAGCTCCATATGCCACATTAgccattagcattagcattgtgCATCCGAAAGGCTTGCATCCAGGAGCTTCCGCAGGTCGGACTCAGCCTGTTGATCCCTGCTCTGACTGGCTGTGTTCCACCCGCAGGTCCGAAGGCTCAGCTAATGCTGCGCTACCCGGATGGGCAACGGGAGCAGATCGCCCTGTCCGCTCAGGCCACGCTCATGGTATGTCCGCTGGGCGTTTCTTTTCCTTCGACACCGGCACCTTCGGGCCTCTGACGTGGGTTAACTGCCTGTTGCTTTTCTTCTAGGCGCTGGTGAGACATATCCAGTCTAAAGGTTATCCAAACGAACGCTTCGAGCTCGTCACCAACTTCCCACGACGGAAACTGTCTCACTTGGACTATGACATCACGCTGCAGGAGGCGGGGCTGTGTCCACAAGAGACTGTCTTTGTGCAGGAGAGGAATTAGGCCGTGTGACGCCCCTCACCCGCCTCACCCTGACATCACGCTCACTCCAGACCCACAGTTGCTGCAGGCTCCGCCCCTTCCCCTCCGTGTATTTGGCCCTAAGCGGTGTCCATCAGCCGGTCGTCTGCTGCTCCATTCTGTGTACAGTCCATGGACACAGTTACCCAGCGAACACTGAACGGGGTCCCTGTCGCTACACATACATGAAGTCAATGAGCGTTTGTAGAATACGGCCTGACTGTAGAGACCAGCACCGGCCATGAGCTGCTGGGAAATAAAGATGGTGGGTCACATGATGTTGGTTTCCAGAAACCATGTGACATCTGAAGAGGACGTAATTCTTGTCATTCTTGTCAGTTAACGTTTTTCATATTAATGAGTTAGTGGCTTCCAGGCAGCTGCAGCTTGGCGATGCAGACCCGCTCCTCCGAAGGGAGGGAGGTCTTGCGTGGTCATGGGAAACTGGGAGCCTGCCATCACCATGGTGATCCTGGACCAGAGACTGGGTGTAGTTATTGACATGTAGTTACaggattttcctttttttccattttctttgaTTTTTATATGACCtatttccagaaaaaaaagttGCTGATTCTGAAATATAACCTTCACATCAAAGGGGGCTTGTTCGTATGTTCTGTCTGTCCAGCACGTGGAGGGCCCTCAGCCAATCGCTGACACACAGTGGTATGTTCCGCATCGCTCTCCGCCAATCAATGGGGTTTAGGCTGTAACTGAGCAGAAGACGGAGTTGGGGTCAGGGGCTGTGACCTTGCCTTCGCCATCCAGGACCCAAAGGGAACCATCGACACTATGCAGCAAACCCAGCTGACTTTGGCTTGGTGGAAGTTGGACCTCAGGTGCCGATTACCTACTGGTACTGCACGGCCTAGTCCTGCATTTCCTGGAAGAGCCATGTTTTTAAATCTCTGCCATCTGGTTGATTTAAATAGATTGAGTGTTTGTGCAGAAAAAATACAGTGGTTGCCATGGAGTTTTAACGCAGTGGTGGAAACTCAGTTTGTGACACTTTGGATTTAAACCGTGAATTTGTGTTGGGTACAAGACTTAGAACGCATAACATTACAAGACTTCAGATATTCCTCAAATTGGCAGTCTGTCTAAAATTAACTTCTAAATGGGCTGTTTCTCATGTAGCCAGATGGGAGCAGTCTAAGTAAAATATCTAAGtaaaatgatgttttttttttcttagtcgATTATTCTCCAGTGAGGTGATGCAGTGCAACGTTGGCATTGTAGCCTTACATAGctagggttgtgggtttgatccCTAAGCCCaggtgtatggagtttgcatgctgtccCCTAGTACAAAAACAAGCAGTTTTGCTAAttgatgtctctaaattgcccatgaaGTGTGACTGTAAATGTGCTGTGGCAGACTGGGAATCCATGGAGGATGTCCCGTGCTTTGTGCTTCCTGGTATTGGTTGCAAGCTCCTGGTGACTCTGTACTGAAAAAAGTGTGTATGGATGAATGATGGCTTTCAATGTTTTACCTCCCTTGTTTTCCCTAGAACAGAAGCCCTCACAGACCTGTTTGCAGATGAGTATCAGATAAGCCCCccctaccaaaaaaaaaagataatccTAACTTTAAATTGACACACCTGGTGCACATGGAGTGTGCTGCTCTGATTGGGTAGATCAGCTCTGACTGGTTGCATGCTATAGAGGGGGTGGAGATTAAGGACATAACAGACATGCATCAGCCATTTCGAAGCACCGTCCTTTCATCCAATTGAAAACCTGCAAGATTTCTCACTAGAAATTTGATCACCGATCTTTTGACTGGGCCGTAGGATGAATGCCTTTTTACTCGACTTTAGTTAATGCACCCTTTTCTGATTGGATTATCAAGGCCCCTGGCGAGGATATCCTCAATGTTTTCACTGTAAATAATGCACTGGGTAGGGGTGACTTTTagtcagtgtgtgtgcgtgcgtgtgtgggtgggtgtgtgtgtctttgtctgtgtgcgtgcatgtttGGGTAAAACTTCATGTGCTTTAAGGGACCAAACTTTTCTGTTTTATGTACACAGCTTGTCTTAATATTTTACTTGAACGAAATCAACCAATAAACAGCTTTTTCAGTACCTGTTATCTACCTTGCCCTTGCTGTCTGGGTGTGGCCTTTTCCAGGGTCCCTGTGCctggtgcatgatgggaaagtCACATTATGATTGCATGTCTGATGGCTTACTGCTGCTGTTTGTCAACTTTACTTATGttggtggtgctgggggggtcATCAGTGCTGAATAATCTGTTCCTCAGATGGCAAACCCTCAGTGAGACCCTGTCCTCATCTACAGATTCCAGGTGCTGATTTTTCCTGGGTTTGGGGGTGCTGACTGGATCTGGATGCTGATTGTTACTGGGTTTTATTTTGTGGGGGGGCTGGTGCTGGCTGGATGACAGAAGAGGAAAAGATTGCAGTAGCTCGAATGTCACTTGTCATGCAACAAACTAGATCTCTGACAAATGACACTCGAGTTGTCAAACGATCAGTACAAGACTAACCAGGTCCTGCTCGCTTCCGTTCTCTTAGGATGCCTCGGTAATGTATCAGACCCAATTTGCAGACCTGCTCCATGAGACTCACATGGGAATGGCTGGTAACCAGAATCTCTGCTACCTTCCTAGTGGGAATTTCTGCGGCCTTTTTTGTCAAAGAACCGCCAGTGAAATGGTGTCTAAAATCTGCTAAGGAGAAGAAGAAGTGTGATGATCCGGCTGCCGAAGCAGAAGCTAAATTCGCCTGCGTTTTGTGCTGAAACCATGATATGGCTGTCGATTTCAGGAAGGCCAGGCAGATGCCATCACACTGGATGGGGGAGACATTTACAAAGCTGGTCTCAATAATTATGACCGCTCTGGGCAGGGTTGGTAGGAGGGGCATAAGAGGCGCTTATCATGGAGTCTCTCAGTCTAGGCTGAATACTGTCTGCTTCCAGAGCCCCATGTCCCCTGTACTAAGCAGGCACATTCTTTGTTCTCCTTTCAGCGCGAAGAGGCAGATGCCATGGCGATCGATGGCGGGCAGGTGTATTCAGCAGGGAAGTGTGGGTTGGTGCCAGTGATGGCAGAGCAGTATGACGCAGGTATGTGGGGGGGCTGTAGGCCGTCTGCTGGTCACTGTGGTGCTGTGTGCTGACTGAAATGCCTGTATTCTGCTTCCGTCACAGCTAAGTGTGGCTCCTCAGAGCGTAAGTACAATTTCATTGCCTTGCAgtgccactagagggcagcagtGCTGAGGTGCAGGTCTCTCCTTACAGAGACGGCCTCGTCTTACTTTGCGGTGGCTGTGGTGAAGAAAGGCTCGGGCCTCACCTGGAGCACACTGAGGGGGAAGAAGTCGTGCCACACAGGCCTGGATCGCACAGCAGGATGGAACATCCCTATGGGTCTCCTCCACAAGGACAGCAAGGAGTGTGACTTCTGTGAGGCTGCAGCTCGccggcatgtgtgtgtgtgtttgtgtgtgtgtgtgtgtgtgtgtgtcattcaAGTTACTCGTCGTGGTTCATTGGGGTATTTAACGTTACGTCTGTCATGTTGGCCTAAATGATTCATTATAGCATCCTGCCTATCCTTCTGTTTTCATGGGAACAGCCCAGTACTTCAGCTAGAGCTGTGCCCCGGGGGCAGATCCTGAATCCTCGCTGTGTGGGCGATGGCAACCAAATAAATGACCCAGTGTACAGATGTAAGCCCAGAGCTGAGGAGCAGTTTTATGGCTACGCTGGAGCCTTCAGGTTAGAGGCGTCAGTCTTCCTAATCTTGTGGCCAAACTCAAAGTCTATCTTGCAGGAATCATGGGCACTACGAGCTTCTGTCTGTGGTAACGCGCCCTGAACGCCGGCTGGATGTGGTGTCTATTCTCAAAGACCAGCAGGTGGGTGTGGCCTCAGGAATGTTGCTCAGCTGTCAGTCATTTCTGCTGCTGAGGTAGTTGAGCTGCTGAAAAACGTTCATGTGTGATACCCCTGGTTCTCCTGCTGTTAAATATTTGTACAGGGGTGGACTAACATTTCTGGGGGCTCAAGGCTGACATGAGCTGTTTGAGCTGTATTTTGGAGGTAAAAGAGAATCAAGGAATTAACAACAATGGAACATCAACATTATGTGGTGGTTTGCAGTGCCTGCTTATTTTTAACTGGCCATTGTTTTTCCTGTATGGATGTCCTTTCCCATCATGCCACAGAGCAAGTTTGGTCCGTCCAGCTCAGAAGACTTTAAAATGTTGCAGTCAGAAGGAGGCAAAAACCTCCTTTTCAAAGACACTCCATCTCTGAACAGCTTTGGGATCTGAGTGATACAcgctgtctgtatgtgtgtgttcatgccCAGCTCCCCCAGGGTTCCCAGACGCTCCCTGACTAATAAAGGGCTTTAGGATTAGTTTGTTTGCTAAATAGCGTGTTGAATCTGCACTGTGTCCCACAGGAAAACTACATTAAAACTTTACATATTTCAAAGTTGAGGAGGCTAATGTGCGATCAGCGGAGCAGGTTGTGTTTGTGTACAGAAATTTGACGAAAATATATGCAGCCACCACCACCTAGTGAAGTGAACTAAACCCCCTGTAGCACAAAAATACAGGAGAATATTGCCCACTGCATTGATGCACTGTACCACCTCACATACAGTTTGATGTTACTGTATGTGCCTGTTTGGTAAAATGGATGATTTACATTCAGTACTATATTTTCTTCATAACTTAGGGACGACCACCTGATGGAGGCAGAAGACCCCTATTCAATGACAAGTGAGAGAGGCCGATGATCAATATGGTCATAGCCAACAACACAATTTGGCTGAGTTTGATACGATGGAGGGTTATTGAGGATTAAGGAATAATCCAAGTGATTGATGCAGTTAGCATCACCACAATTGACTGCATTCAACAAACAGGCCTATCATGTTTCTTTTGAGAGGCACTCCAATAGAGTCAATGTGCAAGTATAGCTTTTCATACTGTGTGAAATGTTTGAGTGCAGTTACAGTATGTATTACAAGCTATATGATGGCCTCCTGTCATGTGTCAGCACAGAGCAAGTCGCAGGAGGGAAACAAGGTGATTATCCACTGCTGGCTAGTGATGGAACATATAATACCAAGACCTCCAAGCTCGCCTCGTCAAAGTGAAGCCCAACCACTCGAAGCTGGGAGTCGGAGCTCGCTTCGTTTATGCAATATCACGGGACCGGTGACGTCCGATTTGTCCTGAGGTGTCAGAGGTTTCGAATCCTGTCAGCTCTTTAAAACTTCCATAAAAGTGTGATGAAACCTTGAGCATCGTGGTGTTCTTTTGCGGTTGGAGAGATCGAGTGCTATGCAGTGTGTATGACATACCACACCTATTGATTCATTACGGAAAGTGGCTCTGGAAATGGAACGACGCAATCCTCAAATGTTTGGAAATAGTTTGAGTTGATGTCTCCCAATAAGGTGAATGAATATTGATATGGCAAAATACAAAAttactaattattattactattagttCCTTTGCTTGTTCAATGGGCCAATTCTCACCAGCCGTGGGGGAGGCTGGGTTTCCAATTCCCTTGTTGTAaattgctttgaataaaagcatctgctaaatgaataaatgtaaataatcatATTTGTATCATCATTATTGTACTGGCCAGGTTTGCATTTCTTCAAACATCTGTCGTACGGCAATAACACATTCTCAATGTGCTAAATATCTCCGTTGCCCCCATAGCTACACCCAAGGCGTCAACACCTCATTCCCCCCCATCTCCCCAGTTTAAACTCCCCTCTAAACCCCAACAAGTGAAAACAGTCACACATTTCTGGCAGCACCTAAGTGGCAATGATTTTCCAACCATTAATGAGTTTGTTCCAGCAACATAACAATGACTGAGACCACGTCCAcacaaatgctttaaaaatttttttataGGGTTTTCTCAAGAAAAAGATCTGCATCCACAATACCGTTAGCACTAGCGTTGAAAAAAACTGCGTCCAAACTGCACCGTGTAAAGGCAAATGTCATAGCTTATGGGTAATTCTAGAAGTGAGGTGAATTTTGAATTATTTTGACTTTGATTTGTAATAAAGTTCAGTTTTTGACTTGATTACTCTCAAACAACCATGGGTTTAAAGTAAATGCACAcgttttatttagaaaaagcaAAATCACAGTGCTGTAGCATCACAAACACAAATTTGTTGTAAAAGCAAGCCATGATACGTCATCCTTTGGGACAATGTCAAGTTTGCACTGGGCTGTTCTGGTTCATGACTTGTTTACCAGCAACCCAGGATTCAGTAACATCTTTCTAAGGGCATATACTCCCTTCCTTAACCCCATTGAGGTGTTTTttctacattttcttttttcagtcTCCTCACCTCTTCCAGGATATGGAGGAAGCTTGTTATATTACAGTTGAGGCTTACTAGGGATGGATTAGGCATGATTGgggatttcccccccccccccccagttgtctGGCCGGAGGTCGTACTGCCTGTGATGCCTAAGTCTTTATGTGCGaacagttttttgattgtacaATTCATTGGTTGGAGAATTATACTGTTTTGCAGAGTGcattaaagattaaaaaaatgtgaaaatgtataCGTTTGTTTTGATGTATATTGTGTTCATTATGTTTTTGGAGTTGAGTGTGCAGTTCTGAATTTGTATTTAGAGTTTTGGGAAATTTAGGCAAAATTTCAAGAAATGTGTTTTTAGCTGTTGAGAAGGGGTGTAATCCAAAGGCACTTTGAGTGCGTGTCTGTGTAAATAACGACTGTTGTGTTCTAAAACGTGCCACATAAATACCGTTTAATAACTGACTTCAGATGTGGTTTTTGTTGGTCAAATGGTATTGGACTGCCTTAAAATAGCAATGCGCCAACAATGCGCCTGGCCACTCCTACAAGTGGACAGTGGGTGCAAAATCATTTACTATTTTATGACATGTGTGCATGGCAGGAAAATGAGCAATGCCCTGGTACGAAACTAGCAAAACCACTTTGCGTCACGCTTTGCACAGGTGGAAAATATAGGCCAAGGAGTGTGCTGCTCTGATTGGGTAGATCATCTCTGACCGGTTGCATGCTATAGAGGGGGTGGAGATTAAGGACATAACAGACATGCATCAGCCATTTCGAAGCACCATCCTTTCACCCAATTGAAAACCTACAAGGTTTTTCTTGTTAGAAATTTGATCACCGATCTTTTGACTGGGCCGTAGGATGAATGCCTTTTCACTCGACTTTAGTTAATGCACCCTTTTCTGATTGGATTATCAAGGCCCTTGGTCGAGGATATCCTCAATGTTTTCACTGTAAATAATACAGGGTGACTtttagtctgtgtgtgtgtatgtgtgggtgtatgtgtctgtttgtctgtctgtctgtgtgcgtgcatattTGGGTAAAACTTCATGTGCTTTAAGGGACCAAACTCTTCTGTTTTATGTACACAGCTTGTCTTAATATTTTACTTGAACGAAATCAACCAATAAACAGCTTTTTCAGTACCTGTTATCTACCTTGCCCTTGCTGTCTGGGTGTGGCCTTTTCCAGGGTCCCTGTGTctggtgcatgatgggaaagtCACATTATGATTGCATGTCTGATGGCTTACTGCTGCTGTTTGTCAACTTTACTTATGttggtggtgctggggggggggtcatcagtGCTTAATAATCTGTTCCTCAGAAGCCAAACCCTCAGTGAGACCCTGTCCTCATCTACAGATTCTGAGTGCTGATTGTTACTGGGTTGGGGGGATGCTGTCTAGATTGGGGTGCTGAGTATTACTGGGTtttatttggggtggggggcttgtGCTGGCTGGAAAACAGACAAGATAGCAGTAGCATAAATGTCACGTGTCATGCCACAAATTGCATCTCTGGCAAATGATACTTTGAGTTACCAAACGATCAATAGGAGTTGATGTATGACCCCAGTTGAAATACTGTTGTTTGAGGAGGGGGTGCTCTCATGGTGTCCCATCAGAGGGTAATGCCAATTCCCTGGTCTCTCCAAGCATTAGCAGGGCTGATGTCGTCTTCTGGGCCTATAGAAATGACATGATAGAAATGTCTCCTGCAGCCTGACTGGTGTGACAGCAGGAAttggtctgtttttttctgccCTCACCTGGATCAGAGCACGTCTGCTTCAAGCTGCCTCTGACTGCCTGTTCATTAACTTGCATGTTGTGTAATATTGACTGTGCAAACAGGGTCAGTGGAAGATCAATTGGTCCAGGGAATCCTGGGAACGCCAGCAGGCCAGCAAAAATTTAGTGATGTGAGCAGAAATGTGAAATCAGGAGCTGATTTATCATGCCTTATGGGAGCCATTACAGCCTCTGAGACACAAGTGGCCCCTCTGAGTTCTTAGCCAGTCTGTAAAATCCATTGTGATGGGGAAGCACTGGCCAAGTGTTATAGACCCACCCATGTGTGTCCATCCTCCCTCCACGTCTTTCCTGGTtttactgtatgtgtttgtctgttggtGAAAAACCACATGTAATAAAGACTAGTGAAACAAAATGTCCCAAATGTCTCAACTCCACTTGTTTATCAAAATGGATATCATCTGAACGAAATTAAGCAAGTAGTGGTGATTACTTCAAGAACTATTGATGCATACTCGTTTTATACAGCTACTTGGGCTCATATTCATCAAGATTTCCTTCTCCTGCACCCTCCAACCTGCAGTGTGTGCCTAATCTCAGCTTAGTCCATAATGTCCTGATTGTTACCAGTCAGTCACCATGTCAGGCCTGTTTGCAAGACCCAGACTGGCCAACATTTGCCATTTTGATGCCGCCCCATACTTTTCAGAATATAGCCAATATTATGGCGAATGTTAAATTATTTGGAGCAggtgatttttttaatgatctGGCATATTAACAGCTTGGTTTTCAACAGGTGAAcattatactaatgattaaatGAGAGCCACACTGAGACCTGTTTAATGTGCCAGACTGACCACAGCCTTTGAAAAAGGATAATGAGGATTGCTTGCCAATAATGACTGTGAACTCCTCAAAGCAGCCCTGTGATGTGAATTTCCCAGATTAAGAAATAGGGTGCTTATCAAATCCAGCTCTCCCTATCTGTGACTGTGACCTCCACTCTAAAGGTCTCCTGGAGTTAAGCAGTGCACTATCCATGTCCACTCTGAATGCCAGCTGTTGGGAAATCTCATGCAAACAAAGCACGTTTGTTGCAAGCTCAGCCTGAGGGTCAATCTATAAAAGAGGCTGCTTACTGTGGCTTTGTCCGCTCAGTGACTGCAGGGAGTCCCTGTCCTCCACCCTCCAACATGAAGGTCCTGCTCGCTTCCATTCTCTTAGGATGCCTCGGTAATGTATCAGACCCAATTTGCAGACCTGCTCCATGAGACTCACATGGGAATGGCTGGTAACCAGAATCTCTGCTACCTTCCTAGTGGGAATTTCTGCGGCCTTTATTGTCAAAGAACCGCCAGTGAAATGGTGCCTAAAATCTGCTAAGGAGAAGAAGAAGTGTGATGATCTGGCTGCCAAAGCAGAAGCTAAATTCGCCTGCGTTTTGCGCTCGGGGACCGATGAGTGCATCACAGCCATCAAGGTGAGAAACCCGACAACACGTCTGTCACAGCACCCCCGATTTATGCAGGTACTGCGGCTGAGCTGAAAATATGATATGGCTGTCGATTTCAGGAAGGTCAGGCAGATGCCATCACACTGGATGGGGGAGACATTTACAAAGCTGGTCTCAAGAATTATGACCTCCACCCTATCATCGCAGAAGACTACGGAAAAGGTAATTAAGGGATACTTACAAGAAAGAATATCATTTGATATGAAAATGacaactaaataaaaatgtattctttaaaaagtatgaattttaaataaatgataatgaATATTGTCTTTTGTGACTAAATCATTCTGAAGCAAAAAGCACTTGGCAAAGTCACCCTGTTTGGACCCTGCAGATGCAGAAACCTGTTATTATGCTGTTGCTGTGGTGAAGAAAACCAGCAGCTTTGGGTTACATGAGCTGAAGGGGAAGAAGACATGCCACACAGGTCTGAACAAGTCTGCAGGGTGGAACATCCCCATTGGAAAATTGGTGTCCAAGGGTTACATTGCCTGGAAAGGGCAGGAGGATGTCCCTCTTGAGAAGGGTGAGCTGcccctttgcatggtgggccgGCAGAAATGGGATTAATGAATCTGCAGTCCCCTAACATGTTTTCCCATCCTCAGTGGTTTCAGAGTTCTTCTCCGCCAGCTGTGTTCCTGGTGCTACACCTGGTTCCAATCTGTGCAAGCTGTGCAAGGGTGACTGCTCCCGTTCCCACAATGAGCCGTACTACGATTATTCTGGAGCCTTCCAGTGGGTACCGTGGTGTAATCTGATCAGCCCTTTCCATCACTCTACACTCTTTAGCCCTGCATTGTTTGTCTCTGACCCTGTGCTCTTGACTCTATCCAGGTGCTTGAAGGATGATGCTGGCGAAGTTGCCTTTGTGAAGCATCTGACTGTACCCTGTAAGCAGAGAGTCGAGATGCACCACCTTGGTCATTGTGAGTGCTGTGGTCCCTCTGGTATTTCTGACCTTCCGTTTCCTGTGTCCAGCCTCAGAGAAGGCGGACTACGAGCTACTGTGCGAAGACGGTTCCAGGAAGAGCATTGATGACTACAAAACTTGCCATTTGAGCAGAGTTCCTGCCCATGCCGTTGTTAGCCGCAAGGATGCTGAATTAGCAGATAACATCTGGGAGAGTCTGCAACACACTGGGGTAAACTGAGAACAACTGGCAGACGCTACACTGATTCTGTGGGCAGATCCATTTTTACCTAAACGCCAGGCTCAATGTGGCTGATTTCATGGTCAATCCTCCACAGGATTTCAAACTCTTCTCATCTGAAGCCTATGAAGGCAAAGATCTTATGTTTAAGGACTCCACCGTTCAGCTTGTTCGGGTGCCTAATATCACCGATTCCTTCCTCTACCTGGGTGCAGAATACATGAGTACCATTCGGTCTCTGAAGAAAGGTGAGTGACCCAGTAAACTGACACACACTCCCCCATTTAGCAATGGTGAGTCACAGCTCTGTTGTACTGCCCACCTCAGAGACAACCCCAGAGGTGAAGACCAACTCCATAAGGTGGTGCGCCGTGGGCCACGCCGAGACGGTCAAGTGTGACCAGTGGAACTCGCAAGATGTTGATGCCAAGATTGAGTGTCAGCAGGGGAGGTCTGTGGAAGACTGCCTAAAAAAGATTATGGTATGTAAAGTGGGGAggggttacgatggggttaaTAGATGggattaagggggggggggaggtctgggCAGGGTTGG is a window from the Paramormyrops kingsleyae isolate MSU_618 chromosome 21, PKINGS_0.4, whole genome shotgun sequence genome containing:
- the ubxn7 gene encoding UBX domain-containing protein 7 isoform X2, whose amino-acid sequence is MLEACDNNLEMAVTMFLDGGGMVEEPSTSSSSAGASSSRAPPTEEEVRAPIPQKQDILVEPEPLYGVPKRRRPARSIFDGFRDFQTETIRQEQELRNGSTVDKKLSTLADLFRPPIELMHKGSFETAKDCGQLENKWLMINIQNVQDFACQCLNRDVWSNDAVKTIIREHFVFWQVYHDSEEGQRYIQFYKLNKFPYISILDPRTGQKMVEWNHLDVPSFLEQVTGFLTEHGQLDGLSSHPPPAKRARSESLIDASEDSQLEAAIRASLEETHYESQQTRPDSRSEEDSDAEPFSDSEGLISVDGSDEEVPTQAPPPCPDSPARHRKSPHKESSHRKEESKKNHLETPVTSQPCREGLGTARRQNSGSRVCEPGAEEHGNAGQPSDSGPKAQLMLRYPDGQREQIALSAQATLMALVRHIQSKGYPNERFELVTNFPRRKLSHLDYDITLQEAGLCPQETVFVQERN
- the LOC111836652 gene encoding serotransferrin-1-like isoform X2, whose protein sequence is MAIDGGQVYSAGKCGLVPVMAEQYDAAKCGSSEQTASSYFAVAVVKKGSGLTWSTLRGKKSCHTGLDRTAGWNIPMGLLHKDSKECDF
- the ubxn7 gene encoding UBX domain-containing protein 7 isoform X1, with protein sequence MAAIGDTSALGLNGLIQQFTAITGATESVGKHMLEACDNNLEMAVTMFLDGGGMVEEPSTSSSSAGASSSRAPPTEEEVRAPIPQKQDILVEPEPLYGVPKRRRPARSIFDGFRDFQTETIRQEQELRNGSTVDKKLSTLADLFRPPIELMHKGSFETAKDCGQLENKWLMINIQNVQDFACQCLNRDVWSNDAVKTIIREHFVFWQVYHDSEEGQRYIQFYKLNKFPYISILDPRTGQKMVEWNHLDVPSFLEQVTGFLTEHGQLDGLSSHPPPAKRARSESLIDASEDSQLEAAIRASLEETHYESQQTRPDSRSEEDSDAEPFSDSEGLISVDGSDEEVPTQAPPPCPDSPARHRKSPHKESSHRKEESKKNHLETPVTSQPCREGLGTARRQNSGSRVCEPGAEEHGNAGQPSDSGPKAQLMLRYPDGQREQIALSAQATLMALVRHIQSKGYPNERFELVTNFPRRKLSHLDYDITLQEAGLCPQETVFVQERN
- the LOC111836654 gene encoding serotransferrin-1-like, which produces MTLELSNDQYKTNQVLLASVLLGCLVGISAAFIVKEPPVKWCLKSAKEKKKCDDLAAKAEAKFACVLRSGTDECITAIKEGQADAITLDGGDIYKAGLKNYDLHPIIAEDYGKDAETCYYAVAVVKKTSSFGLHELKGKKTCHTGLNKSAGWNIPIGKLVSKGYIAWKGQEDVPLEKVVSEFFSASCVPGATPGSNLCKLCKGDCSRSHNEPYYDYSGAFQCLKDDAGEVAFVKHLTVPSSEKADYELLCEDGSRKSIDDYKTCHLSRVPAHAVVSRKDAELADNIWESLQHTGDFKLFSSEAYEGKDLMFKDSTVQLVRVPNITDSFLYLGAEYMSTIRSLKKETTPEVKTNSIRWCAVGHAETVKCDQWNSQDVDAKIECQQGRSVEDCLKKIMREEADAMAIDGGQVYSAGKCGLVPVMAEQYDAAKCGSSEQTAASYFAVAVVKKGSGLTWTTLRGKKSCHTGLDRTAGWNIPMGLLHNNSKECDFSKYFSQSCAPGADPESSLCALCVGDGNQINDPVYKCKPRAEEQFYGYAGAFRCLVKGGGDVAFIKHTTVQENSDGNGDSWAKDVRSTDYELLCPSDVTAPLSDFKSCHLAEVPAHAVVTRPERRKHVVSILKDQQIKYGPSSSDNFKMFQSEEGKNLLFKDSTKCLQETLSSFQDFLREKYVQAIKSLRECASSVPELEQACTFHSCQQKS
- the LOC111836652 gene encoding serotransferrin-1-like isoform X1, encoding MAIDGGQVYSAGKCGLVPVMAEQYDAAKCGSSEQTASSYFAVAVVKKGSGLTWSTLRGKKSCHTGLDRTAGWNIPMGLLHKDSKECDFSQYFS